One part of the Humulus lupulus chromosome 9, drHumLupu1.1, whole genome shotgun sequence genome encodes these proteins:
- the LOC133801614 gene encoding uncharacterized protein LOC133801614 yields MLRVSRIVALSASSLLNHASSASAIVKCSHFFTASSVRPNLQNPQEKSIPGDFAKWGSLGFFRTSKFASGFSPLERKPLDSIMDTERAKNRSAEEIASIWDDYHLGRGHIGASMKAKLYHLLEQRAADCRYFVIPVWRGSGYTTMFVQVQMPHILFTGLEDYKARGTQAAPYFTMTYYKEFAETKDLVLIRGDVVFTSKLSDPEAEWLLETTQSFYLNDVRFKLVERFNKETREFEFKDVLRALEMPDL; encoded by the exons ATGTTGAGAGTATCGAGAATAGTAGCGTTATCAGCGTCAAGTCTCCTCAACCATGCTTCATCTGCTTCGGCTATTGTGAAATGTTCGCATTTCTTCACTGCTTCGTCTGTTCGACCCAACCTTCAAAACCCGCAAGAGAAATCGATTCCGGGCGATTTTGCCAAATGGGGTTCGCTTGGATTCTTCAGAACTTCGAAATTCGCTTCTGGGTTCTCGCCCTTGGAGCGTAAGCCTTTGGATTCGATTATGGATACTGAGAGGGCGAAGAATCGGTCAGCCGAGGAAATCGCTTCAATTTGGGATGAT TATCACTTGGGACGTGGGCATATTGGTGCATCAATGAAAGCAAAACTGTATCACTTGCTGGAGCAAAGAGCAGCAGACTG CCGGTATTTCGTCATCCCAGTATGGAGAGGATCTGGCTATACGACCATGTTTGTTCAAG TACAGATGCCACACATACTTTTCACCGGTCTCGAAGATTACAAGGCAAGGGGAACCCAAGCAGCTCCCTACTTCACCATGACTTACTACAAAGAGTTTGCAGAAACCAAGGACCTGGTGCTTATTCGAGGGGACGTGGTATTCACCAGCAAGCTCAGCGATCCTGAAGCCGAATGGCTTCTGGAGACAACACAATCTTTTTACTTGAATGACGTGAGATTCAAACTAGTTGAAAGATTCAACAAAGAAACCCGTGAATTTGAGTTCAAGGATGTTCTTCGGGCGCTGGAAATGCCCGATTTGTAA
- the LOC133801612 gene encoding peroxidase 19, which yields MFVPYFSSSSSSFISLSIFMLVTLSRTSFSLAKLSPPRPHRNLSVDYYAKSCPQLEQLVSSVTAQQFKEAPISGPATIRLFFHDCFVEGCDASILITSTPGSKVLAEKDSVDNKDLREEGFESIRLAKALVETKCPGVVSCADILAIAARDYVHSAGGPYYQVRKGRWDGKISMASRVSSNIPQANFTVDQMLKLFNSKGLSLEDLVVLSGAHTLGFAHCQHFVSRLYDYRGSKQPDPTIDSKLLKALRMYCPHYGGNSDIVAPFDVTTPFSFDHAYYGNLESKLGLLASDQALFLDPRTRPLVQNLAKDKKRFFQAFAAAMEKMGSIGVKRGSHHGEKRKVCSVHS from the exons ATGTTTGTcccttatttttcttcttcttcttcttctttcatttCTTTGTCTATTTTCATGCTTGTTACACTAAGTAGAACTTCATTTTCATTAGCCAAACTaagtcctcctcgtcctcatcgcAATCTCTCGGTTGATTACTATGCCAAGTCATGCCCTCAACTCGAACAACTGGTCTCTTCCGTCACAGCCCAACAGTTCAAAGAAGCACCAATCTCAGGCCCGGCAACCATCAGACTTTTCTTCCATGACTGCTTTGTCGAG GGCTGTGATGCATCCATACTGATAACATCCACACCAGGAAGCAAAGTACTGGCCGAGAAGGATTCAGTGGATAACAAGGACTTAAGGGAAGAAGGGTTTGAGAGCATTAGGCTGGCCAAGGCTTTGGTGGAGACCAAGTGCCCTGGTGTTGTTTCTTGTGCTGATATTCTTGCCATTGCAGCCAGAGATTATGTTCACTCG GCAGGAGGTCCATATTACCAAGTGAGAAAAGGAAGGTGGGATGGGAAAATCTCAATGGCATCAAGAGTTAGCTCCAACATTCCCCAAGCAAATTTCACAGTTGATCAGATGCTAAAACTCTTCAACTCAAAAGGGCTTTCACTTGAAGACCTTGTTGTGCTTTCTGGTGCACATACACTGGGCTTTGCCCACTGCCAACACTTTGTTAGCAGACTCTATGACTACCGGGGCTCCAAGCAACCCGACCCGACAATCGACTCGAAACTCCTCAAGGCACTAAGAATGTATTGCCCACACTATGGTGGAAACTCAGATATAGTTGCACCCTTTGATGTTACTACACCATTTTCATTTGATCATGCCTATTATGGGAACTTGGAGAGTAAATTGGGTTTGTTAGCCTCAGATCAAGCCCTGTTTTTGGACCCACGTACTAGACCTTTGGTTCAAAATTTGGCCAAAGATAAGAAGAGATTTTTTCAGGCCTTTGCTGCAGCTATGGAGAAAATGGGCTCAATTGGTGTAAAAAGAGGAAGCCATCATGGAGAGAAAAGAAAAGTTTGTAGTGTGCATAGTTGA